Proteins encoded within one genomic window of Salinisphaera sp. T31B1:
- a CDS encoding DUF1428 domain-containing protein: MTYVSGFMSPVEDRRKADYIASAKAAWPLFAEYGALELVENWGVHVPDGKQTDMRRAVVLKEDETVVFSWVLWPDKATADACMASVEHDERWRQLDMPFDGKRMIHGGFETIFKAGAE; the protein is encoded by the coding sequence ATGACTTATGTAAGCGGCTTTATGAGCCCGGTGGAAGATCGCCGGAAAGCGGACTATATCGCCAGTGCGAAGGCCGCCTGGCCGCTGTTCGCCGAATACGGCGCACTCGAACTGGTCGAGAACTGGGGCGTCCACGTTCCCGACGGCAAGCAGACCGATATGCGCCGTGCGGTCGTATTGAAAGAAGATGAAACCGTCGTCTTCAGCTGGGTCCTGTGGCCAGACAAGGCAACCGCCGATGCCTGCATGGCCAGCGTCGAACACGACGAGCGCTGGCGCCAACTGGACATGCCCTTCGACGGCAAACGCATGATCCACGGCGGTTTCGAGACGATCTTCAAGGCGGGTGCCGAATAG
- a CDS encoding HNH endonuclease: protein MLGSADHPRHCRFCYQDEPAVTFKDEAHAMPAAFGNTGLFSNYECDACNHLFGEGIENHLGNWTKPIRTLSRIKGRNGVPTIKKPGPNKGWRVEYSGTGFQLEEYEDDPFFEVDEAVKQLRFELHRDTYIPVAALKGLVKIGLTLIPDVETQHFRETYDWIRDTNHSRNFVAEFPIFRTFIPGPMRNDLIVLMLMRRRAGIDTVPYAFFTLAYGNEVLQVFLPFVSQDRCIDGRPLSLPPFPTPGSLNPALHGRPRVKVENLTGRKPVKGEKVPAIFGFDSVQEKTTNQPAGEA, encoded by the coding sequence ATGCTCGGGAGCGCGGATCATCCTCGGCATTGCCGATTCTGCTACCAAGATGAGCCGGCCGTGACTTTTAAGGATGAAGCCCACGCGATGCCGGCGGCTTTCGGCAACACCGGCCTTTTCAGCAACTATGAGTGCGACGCCTGCAACCATCTGTTCGGTGAGGGTATCGAAAATCATCTCGGAAACTGGACCAAGCCTATACGCACGCTCTCGCGCATCAAGGGCCGAAATGGAGTCCCAACCATCAAGAAGCCAGGTCCCAACAAGGGCTGGCGCGTCGAGTATTCCGGCACGGGCTTTCAGCTCGAGGAGTACGAAGACGATCCGTTCTTCGAGGTGGACGAGGCTGTCAAGCAGCTTCGATTCGAGCTGCACCGCGACACCTATATCCCGGTCGCTGCCCTCAAAGGCCTAGTTAAGATCGGCCTGACTCTCATCCCTGACGTCGAGACCCAACACTTCCGAGAAACGTATGACTGGATTCGCGACACCAACCATTCGCGGAACTTCGTCGCGGAGTTTCCAATCTTTCGGACGTTCATCCCTGGCCCGATGCGAAACGACCTCATCGTTCTCATGTTAATGCGGCGGCGGGCCGGAATCGACACCGTACCCTACGCCTTCTTCACTCTGGCCTATGGCAATGAGGTCCTTCAAGTTTTTCTGCCCTTCGTCTCGCAGGACCGCTGCATCGATGGCCGACCGCTGTCGCTTCCGCCCTTCCCAACGCCGGGATCGCTCAACCCTGCACTGCACGGCCGGCCGAGGGTAAAGGTCGAGAATCTGACCGGACGCAAGCCGGTGAAGGGTGAAAAGGTTCCTGCGATTTTCGGATTTGATTCAGTTCAAGAAAAGACAACCAATCAGCCAGCCGGCGAGGCCTAA
- a CDS encoding LysR family transcriptional regulator, producing MDIQALETFVQVADSGGVSPAARRLGISKSIVSRRLLRLEAELGVQLLARSTRGAALTEAGATFRDYAARVCGEIDMARETILPAADLRGRLRVAMPISLGPTHFAPLLATMALRHPELHIHTSYSDRFVDLIAEGYDCAIRVGYLQDSNLLARRVGPLYGKLVASPAYIEAHGSPETPEELLDHQALMQGTEAWQLMDGDKAITVRPHGRFKADNGTALVAAAVAGLGIAWLPDCLTHSEITSGALVPVMKRYPPPPAGTYVVRPPSQHPARKVRVLTELLIEYFGEAPHFAKETPFKNDIRDRQ from the coding sequence CTGGACATACAAGCGCTGGAAACATTCGTGCAGGTTGCTGATTCCGGGGGTGTATCTCCGGCAGCGCGCCGGCTTGGGATATCGAAATCGATCGTGAGCCGACGGCTGCTCCGGCTGGAAGCGGAACTCGGCGTCCAACTCCTGGCACGATCGACCCGCGGAGCCGCTCTCACGGAAGCGGGGGCCACGTTCCGAGACTACGCCGCCCGGGTCTGCGGCGAGATCGACATGGCGCGAGAAACGATATTGCCCGCGGCTGACCTTCGCGGCCGTTTGCGAGTCGCGATGCCGATTTCTCTAGGCCCGACTCACTTCGCACCTCTGCTCGCGACAATGGCGCTACGCCACCCCGAACTGCACATCCATACCTCCTACAGCGATCGGTTTGTCGATCTCATCGCCGAAGGCTACGACTGTGCGATACGAGTCGGCTATCTACAGGACTCCAACCTGCTCGCGCGGCGCGTCGGACCGCTTTACGGGAAACTCGTCGCGAGCCCGGCCTATATAGAAGCGCATGGGTCGCCGGAGACGCCGGAAGAACTCCTCGACCATCAGGCCCTGATGCAAGGCACCGAGGCCTGGCAGCTCATGGATGGCGACAAAGCCATCACGGTTCGTCCGCACGGGCGTTTCAAGGCCGACAACGGCACCGCGCTGGTTGCCGCCGCCGTGGCGGGCCTGGGTATCGCCTGGTTGCCCGACTGCCTCACCCATAGCGAGATAACGTCGGGCGCACTGGTACCGGTCATGAAACGTTATCCGCCGCCGCCTGCCGGTACATATGTCGTGCGTCCGCCGAGTCAGCATCCTGCGCGGAAAGTACGGGTTCTCACCGAACTCCTGATCGAGTACTTCGGAGAAGCGCCGCATTTCGCGAAGGAAACGCCGTTTAAGAACGACATCAGGGATCGCCAGTAG
- a CDS encoding alpha/beta hydrolase yields the protein MQPLPENDITQTLKAMAKSWSQPGRSPVLKTPADEGLVFENVTFPSQDGVPLEAWYIPCADSRRLVIVNHPLTFNRYGLASHLEPWRSFGAAGGNTFEVDYLADYRILHEAGYHVLTYDERNFGLSGSANGGLNSGGRFEARDVIGSLRYVRSRADLEGVAVGLFSRCNGANATLFAIHTEPREFDDVRCLVLCQPLSIGSVMRRELEMMNLADHLDTLEREVQLAASCTFDQMSPNDWARSVHTPTFIYQVHDDLMTTPADVQATFDALPIDEKSLHWIHGTQARWDGYLEFQRRPEPMLNWLNRYMT from the coding sequence ATGCAGCCACTGCCAGAAAACGACATCACTCAGACCCTGAAGGCCATGGCCAAGAGTTGGAGTCAGCCCGGGCGCTCGCCCGTACTCAAGACACCGGCGGATGAGGGGCTTGTCTTCGAGAACGTGACCTTTCCGTCACAGGATGGGGTGCCGCTCGAAGCATGGTACATCCCCTGCGCAGACTCCCGGCGACTCGTCATCGTCAATCATCCACTGACGTTCAACCGCTATGGGCTGGCCAGCCATCTGGAACCGTGGCGATCCTTCGGCGCCGCCGGCGGCAACACCTTCGAGGTCGATTATCTGGCCGACTACCGCATTCTCCACGAGGCGGGTTATCACGTACTCACCTACGACGAGCGCAACTTCGGGTTGAGCGGATCAGCCAACGGCGGACTCAACAGCGGCGGTCGATTCGAAGCACGCGACGTCATCGGCTCGTTGCGCTACGTGCGCTCGCGGGCCGATCTCGAGGGCGTGGCAGTAGGGCTGTTTTCGCGCTGCAACGGCGCCAACGCGACGCTCTTCGCGATCCACACCGAACCGCGGGAATTCGACGACGTGCGCTGCCTGGTGCTCTGTCAGCCGCTGTCGATCGGCTCGGTCATGCGTCGTGAATTGGAAATGATGAACCTGGCCGATCACCTCGACACGCTCGAACGCGAGGTGCAACTCGCCGCCAGTTGCACCTTCGACCAGATGTCGCCCAACGATTGGGCCCGCAGCGTTCACACACCGACGTTCATCTACCAGGTTCACGACGACCTGATGACCACGCCTGCCGACGTCCAGGCCACCTTCGATGCGCTTCCGATCGACGAGAAATCGCTGCACTGGATACACGGCACCCAGGCCCGCTGGGATGGCTATCTGGAATTCCAGCGCCGCCCCGAGCCGATGCTCAACTGGCTCAACCGGTACATGACATGA
- a CDS encoding class I SAM-dependent methyltransferase: MKTTNIDSDVARFEALRAETDEHRQRHGCHAYVFEDGAGLLAAARAERPERILELGTAIGYTACLLASAEDRAQMDTIERDPDHVALARENLEAAGFAEHVRVHHGDFFDVLADLPGPYDLAFFDGLAPSLSLIEQLYERLKPNGLLICGNLCLAHGANQRLLDAEFATAERWHIDGHIENGATSLIRKTGGST; this comes from the coding sequence ATGAAGACTACGAATATCGATTCCGATGTTGCTCGCTTCGAAGCCTTGCGCGCTGAAACCGATGAGCATCGCCAGCGTCACGGTTGCCATGCCTATGTGTTCGAGGATGGCGCTGGACTGTTGGCCGCGGCACGAGCAGAGCGCCCCGAGCGTATTCTCGAGCTGGGTACAGCGATCGGCTACACCGCTTGCCTGCTGGCAAGTGCAGAAGATCGTGCGCAGATGGATACCATCGAGCGCGATCCCGATCACGTGGCTTTAGCTCGTGAGAACCTTGAGGCCGCAGGATTCGCAGAACACGTCCGCGTGCACCACGGCGATTTTTTCGACGTTCTCGCTGATCTGCCTGGCCCCTACGATCTCGCATTCTTCGATGGTCTTGCCCCATCGCTGTCGCTCATCGAGCAGCTGTACGAACGGCTCAAGCCGAATGGACTGCTCATCTGCGGCAACCTGTGTCTTGCACACGGTGCCAATCAGCGCCTGCTCGACGCCGAGTTCGCGACCGCCGAACGCTGGCATATCGATGGTCATATCGAAAATGGAGCCACGTCGCTGATACGCAAGACCGGCGGCTCGACTTGA
- a CDS encoding putative quinol monooxygenase, with the protein MSELFIVVGLKAKAGKEDELRRDLAVLVEPSRNEQGNIRYDLFEDQDEPGRFVFVEQWASVETRTQHHEHGVHIQHFHANGVRNVEKTEFAHMLKRVD; encoded by the coding sequence ATGAGTGAGCTATTCATCGTGGTCGGCTTGAAAGCCAAGGCCGGCAAGGAAGACGAACTTCGTCGTGACCTGGCTGTGCTGGTCGAGCCATCGCGTAACGAACAGGGCAACATCCGCTACGACCTGTTCGAAGATCAGGACGAGCCGGGACGCTTCGTATTCGTGGAGCAGTGGGCGTCGGTCGAGACGCGTACCCAGCATCACGAGCACGGCGTCCATATTCAACATTTTCATGCCAACGGCGTACGCAACGTCGAAAAGACCGAATTCGCGCATATGTTGAAGCGCGTCGACTAA
- a CDS encoding NAD(P)H-dependent oxidoreductase has translation MKKNILIVHAHPEPTSLTRQLVDVTAETLSAAGHTVVHSDLYGMKWKAVYDADDFPMRDNPERLSFVMESGHAYASGHQTPDVITEQQKLLEADAVVLQFPLWWYAVPAILKGWIERVYAFGFAYGYQNGSNEFRFGEGILKGKRALVNVQAGGPAADYGPRGINGPIEQLLFPLTHGALFYPGMDVLPTHAVYRAAHVSTAEEVEAIKEAWRMRLAGLFTDAPIPFRSQNGGDFPDRHTMADHVAPGQTGLAAHVADLIDG, from the coding sequence GTGAAGAAAAATATTCTCATCGTTCACGCGCACCCGGAGCCCACTTCGCTGACACGGCAGCTGGTCGACGTGACCGCTGAGACGCTGTCGGCAGCGGGGCACACCGTGGTCCATTCGGACCTCTACGGCATGAAGTGGAAGGCGGTGTACGACGCCGATGACTTTCCGATGCGCGACAATCCTGAACGGCTGTCGTTCGTCATGGAATCGGGCCATGCTTATGCAAGCGGCCATCAGACGCCCGACGTGATCACCGAGCAGCAGAAGCTGCTCGAGGCCGACGCTGTGGTCCTGCAATTCCCGTTGTGGTGGTACGCCGTGCCCGCGATCCTAAAGGGGTGGATAGAGCGGGTCTATGCCTTCGGTTTTGCCTACGGCTATCAGAATGGCTCCAACGAGTTCCGTTTTGGCGAGGGCATCCTCAAGGGCAAACGGGCGCTGGTCAATGTGCAGGCCGGCGGCCCAGCGGCCGACTATGGCCCGCGGGGTATCAACGGGCCGATCGAGCAACTGCTGTTCCCGCTCACTCATGGCGCGCTGTTCTACCCCGGCATGGACGTGCTCCCGACGCACGCGGTCTATCGCGCGGCTCACGTTTCCACGGCGGAGGAAGTGGAGGCGATCAAGGAAGCATGGCGTATGCGGCTCGCCGGGCTATTCACCGACGCGCCGATTCCCTTCCGGTCGCAAAACGGCGGTGACTTCCCCGATCGCCACACCATGGCCGACCATGTTGCGCCGGGCCAAACCGGCCTCGCCGCGCACGTTGCCGATTTGATCGACGGGTAG
- a CDS encoding nuclear transport factor 2 family protein has protein sequence MTQDERQIRALRAEWQNAVQSRDLDRTMATYYPGEEYLGFDVMPPFSFEGWESFRQNWITFFEMFDEDPVFEFKGMKVHCSGDVAFTTGFTRFMGSVAGNKIDLWTRETIGLRKLDGQWLMIHDHVSVPIDLKTGAGVTDYRP, from the coding sequence ATGACCCAGGATGAAAGACAGATTCGCGCCTTGCGCGCAGAGTGGCAGAACGCCGTCCAGTCACGCGATCTCGACCGGACGATGGCTACCTATTACCCGGGAGAGGAGTACCTCGGCTTCGATGTGATGCCGCCCTTCAGCTTCGAGGGCTGGGAGTCCTTCCGACAGAATTGGATCACCTTTTTCGAGATGTTCGACGAAGACCCCGTATTCGAGTTCAAGGGCATGAAGGTCCATTGTTCCGGCGATGTCGCCTTCACCACCGGTTTCACTCGTTTCATGGGCTCTGTGGCCGGCAACAAGATCGACCTGTGGACCCGCGAGACCATCGGTTTGCGCAAGCTCGATGGCCAATGGCTGATGATTCACGACCATGTGTCGGTGCCCATCGATCTGAAAACCGGCGCCGGTGTGACCGACTACCGCCCCTGA
- a CDS encoding LysR family transcriptional regulator, with protein MNNSRIDLNLLATLEVLLAEQNVTKAADQLNLSQPAVSAQLARLRDLFDDPLLLPTRRGMIPTAKAIELAPQLRDALDHVRNALHSHQDFDSGTAKLTISIGCSDYIQAAVVMPLVLALRQTAPGVRVAVRNLMPELVEQQLGNKDVDLVIALPRPPAPHLRTCHLFDESYVLIGRRDHPRLKADMTIDEYVELEHVVVSPRGGDFETPVDSALATLGYRRNVVVSAASFLLLPEIVLDSDLVALVPRRLFLRQSENFMMVDVPWLGEQFKINLIWHERCHRHAGHRWIRDFIGRLVEDQNKSGSRVAEPESHHAPYINGS; from the coding sequence GTGAATAACAGTCGCATCGACCTCAATCTCTTGGCGACGCTCGAAGTCCTGCTCGCCGAACAAAACGTAACGAAAGCGGCAGATCAACTGAACCTCAGTCAGCCGGCGGTAAGCGCGCAACTCGCGCGGCTTCGGGATTTGTTTGACGACCCGCTTCTGCTTCCGACTCGTCGAGGCATGATCCCGACCGCCAAGGCAATCGAACTTGCACCGCAACTGAGAGACGCGCTGGATCACGTGCGCAACGCGCTACATTCTCATCAAGACTTCGATTCCGGCACGGCGAAGCTGACCATATCAATCGGCTGTTCTGACTATATCCAGGCCGCGGTGGTGATGCCGCTCGTCCTGGCTCTCCGGCAGACAGCGCCGGGAGTACGGGTGGCCGTTCGGAACCTGATGCCCGAGCTAGTGGAGCAGCAACTGGGGAACAAGGACGTCGACCTTGTCATCGCCCTTCCCAGGCCACCGGCTCCGCACCTGCGGACGTGTCACTTATTCGACGAAAGTTATGTCCTCATAGGAAGGCGCGATCACCCTCGGCTGAAGGCGGATATGACGATAGACGAATATGTCGAACTGGAACACGTCGTGGTGTCACCGCGGGGCGGAGATTTCGAAACGCCAGTGGACAGTGCTTTGGCGACACTTGGTTACCGACGCAACGTCGTCGTGTCAGCGGCCTCCTTTTTGCTCTTGCCGGAGATCGTCTTAGATAGTGATCTGGTTGCGCTCGTGCCAAGGCGCCTATTTCTGAGGCAGTCAGAAAACTTCATGATGGTTGACGTCCCTTGGCTAGGAGAACAATTCAAAATCAATCTGATCTGGCACGAGAGATGTCATAGGCATGCGGGCCACCGCTGGATCCGCGACTTCATCGGACGTCTGGTTGAGGACCAAAATAAGAGCGGGTCTAGGGTCGCGGAGCCTGAATCACATCACGCGCCTTACATCAACGGCTCCTGA
- a CDS encoding LysR family transcriptional regulator, translated as MQKVNARATGHLHLRSLRFLAQVLSLRSVTRAGEAMGLSQPAASRLLAQLRRALADDPLLVRTQGGGYVRTARAEALMPQLAEAIAAEDRLFQPPSFDPSYSERALRVATTDYGAAVVIREFARVTACEAPGVSLDLRGWESETLVELEEGRLDFALYTDEAVPPGFHHESLFTERFACVVRHDHPVLAYRDADGRISPLRLAELPRVVLLYPEGNATAIDDPLACHGRARGPGDTVTPYFLSSPLLIGQSERVLCLPRRAAELVAPLADLAVIDFPQAGEIHYCVIWHERAARDPAIAWARACLRRAVGR; from the coding sequence ATGCAAAAAGTGAATGCTCGCGCCACGGGACACCTTCATTTACGCTCGCTGCGTTTTCTGGCGCAGGTGTTGAGTCTGCGCAGTGTGACCCGCGCGGGAGAGGCGATGGGGTTGAGCCAACCCGCCGCGAGCCGGCTGTTGGCGCAGCTGCGGCGTGCGTTGGCAGACGACCCGCTGCTGGTGCGTACTCAGGGTGGTGGCTACGTGCGCACCGCGCGCGCGGAGGCCTTGATGCCGCAACTGGCCGAGGCGATCGCCGCTGAGGACCGCTTGTTTCAGCCGCCGAGCTTCGACCCCTCGTACTCCGAGCGTGCCCTGCGAGTGGCAACGACCGACTATGGCGCGGCAGTCGTGATCAGGGAGTTTGCGCGCGTGACCGCCTGCGAAGCGCCGGGCGTATCGCTGGATTTGCGCGGCTGGGAGAGTGAAACGCTGGTCGAATTGGAGGAGGGCCGGCTCGACTTCGCGCTCTATACCGACGAGGCAGTGCCGCCAGGATTCCATCACGAGAGTTTGTTTACCGAACGCTTCGCCTGCGTCGTACGGCACGACCATCCGGTTTTGGCGTATCGAGACGCCGACGGCCGCATCTCGCCATTACGACTCGCCGAGTTACCTCGCGTGGTCCTGCTCTACCCCGAAGGCAATGCCACGGCAATCGACGACCCGTTGGCGTGCCATGGTCGAGCAAGAGGACCGGGAGATACCGTAACGCCATATTTTCTCTCCAGCCCGCTGCTCATCGGTCAGTCCGAACGCGTACTTTGTCTGCCGCGGCGGGCGGCAGAGCTCGTCGCGCCGTTGGCCGATCTCGCCGTGATCGATTTCCCGCAGGCGGGGGAGATCCACTACTGCGTGATCTGGCACGAACGGGCAGCACGGGACCCGGCAATTGCTTGGGCGAGAGCGTGTCTTCGACGAGCGGTGGGGCGTTGA
- a CDS encoding M48 family metalloprotease, which produces MMSSLPVVARTLGAAFFAPAVCLALAILGWLHGPSASDVPGEIAVVGLFRIQAFAAAVMTVSAGLWLVFGLYLLVAGHRQARQAARSPAHLITAARWLRQRLRPALIATTAALAATFAGGAVWVMVALAVFDPLQSDVPILHHAAVMACAGLALFAGFDLFRFVAGTRALSRTMDEQPVMPIAGQLLTESAAPAVWQAVRGIAQAQNTQLPDQIVLGFVDGAFVTAAPVRVQPAGTDVHGCTLHLPMLTLAHLDEAECAALIAHELSHVANADIEQALILGAEQRAIGRGYAALQNSAARAQLNGLLTRPVACIAKSVMAALDRAVARERRTAEYRADRAAAEASSAPVAAATVLRAAASQQVARQAVVACQNGEIPHPQRPFTAADAWLSKNAMPRVALDATDAGDPHARHPGLNERLAALGVAENRDVRTCAERIVPPGQSALARYMGPACAIVERVDRDLAQLLADNYARWLHELVQDKHDTPVDNTYYADMRAVIVLCAVLGIAGLLGGLFLFGSGYATHDLLLPAIVMPCAGVFSLGLAAWRMAGTSPVAVQVTERAIISCQLRDPIPIDSLDNISLDRRNGQLSVYLQLHNEAPLPRRRRITLGAAEIHPRSRHVVLKFGPLRTACERVTHERFAERFTAALQGRAAATVLDTLGVDNPGQDPGH; this is translated from the coding sequence ATGATGTCTTCCCTGCCTGTCGTTGCCCGAACCCTTGGCGCCGCGTTTTTTGCCCCGGCGGTCTGTCTAGCCCTGGCCATTCTGGGGTGGCTACACGGCCCTTCGGCATCCGACGTGCCGGGCGAGATCGCGGTAGTCGGCCTGTTCCGTATCCAGGCGTTTGCCGCGGCCGTCATGACCGTATCCGCCGGCCTATGGCTGGTTTTCGGCCTCTATCTCCTCGTCGCCGGTCATCGTCAGGCCCGACAGGCCGCTCGGTCGCCGGCACATCTCATCACGGCAGCGCGCTGGTTGCGTCAGCGGCTGCGTCCGGCCTTGATCGCCACCACCGCGGCACTGGCGGCGACCTTCGCCGGCGGCGCGGTCTGGGTCATGGTCGCGCTGGCCGTGTTCGATCCCTTGCAGAGCGATGTGCCGATCCTGCATCACGCTGCGGTCATGGCCTGTGCCGGCCTGGCGCTGTTTGCCGGTTTCGACCTGTTTCGCTTCGTGGCCGGCACCCGTGCGTTATCCCGAACTATGGACGAGCAGCCGGTCATGCCGATAGCCGGCCAACTGCTGACCGAATCCGCGGCCCCGGCGGTCTGGCAGGCCGTACGCGGTATCGCCCAGGCACAGAACACGCAGCTGCCCGACCAGATCGTGCTCGGTTTCGTGGACGGGGCTTTCGTCACCGCCGCCCCGGTACGCGTTCAGCCTGCCGGCACTGATGTACACGGCTGCACGCTACACCTGCCCATGCTTACGCTCGCGCATCTCGACGAAGCCGAATGTGCGGCCCTGATTGCCCACGAGCTATCGCACGTCGCCAACGCCGACATCGAGCAGGCACTGATTCTCGGCGCCGAACAACGCGCCATCGGCCGCGGCTATGCTGCTCTCCAGAACAGCGCGGCCCGTGCCCAGTTGAATGGCCTGCTCACTCGACCGGTCGCCTGTATTGCCAAGAGCGTGATGGCAGCCCTGGATCGTGCCGTGGCCCGGGAACGGCGCACGGCAGAATATCGCGCCGATCGGGCCGCGGCCGAGGCCAGCTCGGCGCCGGTCGCCGCCGCAACCGTGCTACGTGCCGCGGCCAGCCAGCAGGTGGCCCGGCAGGCAGTCGTCGCCTGCCAGAATGGTGAGATCCCCCACCCACAGCGGCCATTCACCGCCGCCGATGCCTGGCTGAGCAAGAACGCCATGCCACGCGTGGCACTGGACGCCACCGACGCGGGCGATCCCCACGCACGCCACCCCGGCCTGAATGAACGCCTGGCCGCGCTCGGCGTTGCCGAGAACCGCGATGTGAGGACCTGCGCCGAACGCATCGTCCCGCCCGGGCAAAGCGCACTGGCGCGTTATATGGGCCCTGCCTGTGCCATCGTCGAACGAGTCGATCGCGATCTCGCCCAGCTGCTTGCCGACAACTACGCCCGCTGGCTGCACGAGCTGGTACAGGACAAACACGACACGCCCGTCGACAATACCTACTACGCGGATATGCGAGCGGTGATCGTTTTGTGCGCGGTGCTGGGTATCGCAGGCCTGCTCGGCGGGTTGTTCCTCTTCGGGTCCGGCTACGCAACCCACGATTTGCTGCTGCCGGCGATCGTCATGCCGTGCGCCGGTGTATTCAGCCTGGGCCTGGCGGCATGGCGGATGGCCGGCACATCGCCGGTCGCAGTCCAGGTCACCGAGCGCGCGATTATCAGCTGCCAACTGCGCGATCCGATTCCGATCGATTCGCTCGACAACATCAGCCTTGATCGCCGCAACGGCCAGCTCAGCGTTTATCTGCAGCTGCACAACGAAGCGCCGCTGCCGCGCCGCCGACGTATCACGCTCGGCGCCGCAGAAATCCACCCGCGCTCGCGCCATGTGGTACTAAAGTTCGGCCCCTTGCGTACCGCCTGCGAGCGCGTGACGCACGAACGATTCGCCGAACGGTTCACGGCCGCGCTCCAGGGCCGGGCCGCGGCAACCGTGCTCGACACGCTCGGCGTCGACAACCCAGGCCAGGATCCCGGGCACTGA
- a CDS encoding hydrolase: protein MASEPIRNPQTDQLLTPENSAFIVIDYQPIQVSSIRSMPRDELVFNITSTAKAAVNYDLPIIHSTVNVESGRNKPPIQELQEVLGDLPTYDRTSINSWEDTEFKQAVKATGRRKLIMTALWTEACLTFPALDAIQEGFEVYVPVDAVGGTSVAAHEAALRRMAQAGVKLISRVQMYCELQRDWAREATVSGFMGVFDNADGFNPEKAAEKAAKSAAGR, encoded by the coding sequence ATGGCAAGCGAACCCATCCGTAACCCGCAGACCGACCAACTTCTCACACCCGAGAATTCGGCGTTCATCGTCATCGACTATCAGCCGATCCAGGTTTCGTCGATCCGCTCGATGCCGCGTGACGAGCTGGTATTCAACATCACCAGTACTGCGAAGGCCGCCGTCAATTACGACCTTCCCATCATCCATTCGACAGTCAATGTCGAATCGGGCCGTAACAAACCGCCGATCCAGGAGCTACAGGAGGTGCTGGGCGATCTGCCTACGTATGACCGCACGTCCATCAATAGTTGGGAAGACACCGAGTTCAAACAGGCGGTCAAGGCGACCGGCCGCCGCAAGCTCATCATGACCGCGCTGTGGACCGAAGCGTGCCTGACTTTCCCGGCGCTCGATGCGATTCAGGAAGGCTTCGAGGTTTATGTGCCGGTCGACGCGGTTGGCGGCACATCGGTCGCCGCGCACGAGGCGGCGCTGCGGCGTATGGCGCAGGCCGGTGTGAAGCTCATCAGCCGCGTACAGATGTACTGTGAGTTGCAGCGCGACTGGGCGCGCGAGGCGACCGTTTCCGGTTTTATGGGCGTTTTCGACAACGCCGACGGCTTCAATCCCGAAAAGGCGGCCGAAAAAGCAGCCAAGAGCGCCGCGGGTCGTTGA
- a CDS encoding hydrolase — MALRNGLTSLLRPEESVVVLIDHQPYQLANVNSHEPQMVVNNSVGLAKAAKAFDVPTILTSVIAKNGGVLFPQITDVFPGQEVIDRTLINTWEDRQVVAAVEATGRKQLILAGLWTEVCVAMPAIQALGEGWDVTVVTDASGGVSVEAHEVAIQRMLAAGANVMTWLAVAAEWQRDWARTEHAAGLAEVITQHAGGSGIAFLWEQQLLKTPVPAIPD; from the coding sequence ATGGCACTTCGTAACGGTTTGACCTCACTTCTTCGCCCCGAGGAGTCGGTAGTCGTCCTGATCGACCACCAGCCTTATCAGCTCGCAAACGTGAACAGCCACGAACCCCAGATGGTGGTGAACAATTCGGTCGGTCTGGCAAAAGCCGCGAAAGCTTTCGACGTCCCCACCATTCTCACCAGTGTCATCGCGAAAAACGGGGGCGTGTTGTTCCCGCAGATCACCGACGTCTTTCCGGGTCAGGAAGTGATCGATCGAACGCTTATCAACACCTGGGAAGATCGTCAGGTGGTTGCGGCGGTTGAAGCGACGGGGCGCAAGCAGCTGATTCTCGCCGGCCTGTGGACCGAGGTGTGCGTGGCGATGCCGGCGATCCAGGCGCTCGGCGAAGGCTGGGACGTGACGGTCGTGACCGATGCGTCGGGCGGGGTGTCGGTAGAGGCCCATGAGGTCGCCATCCAACGCATGCTCGCAGCCGGCGCGAACGTAATGACCTGGCTCGCCGTCGCGGCCGAATGGCAGCGCGACTGGGCCCGAACCGAACACGCGGCCGGGCTGGCGGAAGTGATCACACAGCATGCCGGGGGTAGTGGCATAGCGTTCTTGTGGGAGCAGCAACTGCTCAAAACGCCGGTGCCGGCCATCCCCGACTGA